The genomic segment GCGAAAGACGATGTTCTTCTCCGGGCTGCTGTGGACGAGTGGGTTCCTGGTGTCGGCGATCGGGATCGCGCTCGACCAGCTCTGGCTCATGTACCTCGGGTACGGAGTCCTCGGCGGGATCGGGCTCGGGATCGGCTACATCTCGCCGGTCTCGACGCTGATCAAGTGGTTCCCCGACCGCCCCGGCCTCGCGACGGGCTTGGCGATCATGGGCTTCGGAGGCGGCGCGCTGATCGCAGCGCCGCTCTCGGAGAGCCTGCTGAGCGCCTTCTCGGACTCGATCGCTCCCTGCTTCCTCGTCCTCGGCGGGATCTACCTCGTCGCGATGATGCTCGGCGCGCTGACGATCCGCGTCCCCGCCGACGACTGGAAGCCCGAGGGCTACACGCCACCCGAAGAGGACTCGGACGCGATGCAGACCTCGCACGACGTCAGCGCCTCGAGCGCGCTCAAGACACCCCAGTTCTGGCTGCTGTGGACGGTCCTGTTCTGCAACGTCACCGCCGGGATCGGGATCATCGAGCAGGCCGAGCCGATGATCAGCGACTTCTTCCCGGAGGTCGCCGCCGCGGCCGCCGCCGGCTACGTCGGGCTCCTGTCGCTCGCCAACATGGCCGGTCGTTTCGCCTGGTCGGCGACGTCCGACAGGGTCGGGCGCAAGCCGATCTACATGCTCTATCTCGGTGCCGGAGCGGGCCTCTACCTATTTCTCG from the Thermoleophilia bacterium SCSIO 60948 genome contains:
- a CDS encoding OFA family MFS transporter, which codes for MGFLDRSRIVAPPGYSRWLIPPAALAVHLSIGQVYAFSVFKTPLQEHFGTAGTPISIIFSIAIVMLGLSAAVLGKWVERVGPRKTMFFSGLLWTSGFLVSAIGIALDQLWLMYLGYGVLGGIGLGIGYISPVSTLIKWFPDRPGLATGLAIMGFGGGALIAAPLSESLLSAFSDSIAPCFLVLGGIYLVAMMLGALTIRVPADDWKPEGYTPPEEDSDAMQTSHDVSASSALKTPQFWLLWTVLFCNVTAGIGIIEQAEPMISDFFPEVAAAAAAGYVGLLSLANMAGRFAWSATSDRVGRKPIYMLYLGAGAGLYLFLAAAGSSALALFVLASAIIISFYGGGFATIPAYLKDLFGGAQVGAIHGRLLTAWSAAGVAGPLIVNLVVDSQEAAGAKGADLYQLSLYIMVGVLIVGFIANLMVRPVKERFWMERAKDERGSESESDESKGQPRVGRPQEA